Proteins from a genomic interval of Pseudomonadota bacterium:
- the gmd gene encoding GDP-mannose 4,6-dehydratase, which translates to MKKALITGITGQDGSYLAEFLLSKGYEVHGLIRRASTFNTGRIDHIYTDPHIAGTKLFLHYGDLSDSGQLINLIYNIQPDEIYHFGAQSHVKVSFDMPEYTGDITGIGTTRVLDAIRRSGIETKFYQASSSELFGTSPPPQNEKTLFYPRSPYAAAKLYAYWMTINYREGYGVFACNGILFNHESPRRGETFVTRKITRALANILAGNQRKLYLGNLNARRDWGFAPEYVEMMWRMLQQDKPDDYVVGTGESHSIREFVENGFGYAGIEIEWQGNREAERGIVKSVNSNSLIVKSNTASDKSQITNHASINPAEGGTLRVGDVVIEVDSRYFRPTEVDFLQADITNPT; encoded by the coding sequence TTGAAAAAAGCTCTTATCACCGGCATCACCGGTCAGGATGGGTCATATCTGGCCGAATTTCTTCTCTCCAAAGGATATGAGGTGCATGGTCTTATCCGCCGTGCAAGCACCTTTAATACAGGCAGAATAGACCATATTTATACCGACCCTCACATCGCAGGGACAAAGCTGTTTTTACATTACGGCGATCTTTCGGATTCAGGTCAGCTTATAAATTTAATTTATAATATACAACCCGATGAAATATATCATTTTGGGGCGCAAAGTCATGTTAAAGTCAGTTTTGACATGCCGGAATATACCGGAGATATAACAGGTATCGGAACCACAAGGGTCCTTGATGCTATTCGTCGAAGCGGGATTGAGACAAAATTTTATCAGGCTTCTTCTTCGGAACTGTTTGGTACATCGCCTCCTCCACAAAACGAAAAGACCCTGTTTTATCCGAGAAGCCCATATGCAGCGGCAAAACTCTATGCGTACTGGATGACGATTAACTACAGAGAGGGCTACGGCGTGTTTGCCTGCAACGGCATTCTTTTCAACCATGAATCTCCACGAAGAGGGGAAACATTTGTCACCAGAAAGATAACAAGGGCATTAGCAAATATTCTTGCAGGCAACCAGAGGAAGCTGTATCTTGGAAATCTTAATGCCAGAAGGGACTGGGGATTTGCGCCTGAATATGTTGAAATGATGTGGCGCATGCTTCAGCAGGATAAACCGGACGATTATGTAGTAGGAACTGGAGAAAGTCACTCTATTCGCGAGTTTGTAGAAAATGGGTTTGGTTATGCCGGTATTGAAATCGAATGGCAAGGCAACAGAGAAGCCGAACGCGGCATTGTAAAGTCTGTGAATAGTAATTCGTTAATCGTGAAAAGTAATACTGCCTCTGACAAATCACAAATCACAAATCATGCAAGCATTAATCCTGCTGAAGGCGGGACATTACGGGTTGGTGACGTAGTCATCGAGGTTGACTCGCGCTATTTTCGTCCTACAGAGGTTGATTTTTTACAGGCAGACATTACTAACCCGACTTAG
- a CDS encoding radical SAM protein, whose product MMIENLITCISRKKNANYLQFIPSTSLNIPPGAVDTPTLLYMHVPFCEELCPYCSFNRVVFQEGLAREYYRALRKEILMYKKLGYDFQALYVGGGTPTVLIDELEETIRLIKENYHISEISVETNPNHLVNHNIERLKNMGVNRLSVGVQTFDDGILKALERYHKYGSGDEIAKRLKHTQGNFDTLNVDMIFNFPTQTLEILENDLSTLVGLGVDQITYYPLMVSAYTKDVMSKKLGIVNYEKGNQLYVRITEMLSNHYKASTAWCFSKKERVNSEREGKAPTALPVEGAPRAPIIDEYVVHYEEYAGIGSGSISYLGGSAYANTFDIRTYIDQVDSGDLPITGKRAFSIKERLCYDFLMKLFGLSLDLEQLSIRNKVNAYRYLWPEIMFFRLAGGLKKSGNILYLTKKGQYYWVLMMREFFIGVNNFRDFCRAEMMSKTKH is encoded by the coding sequence ATGATGATTGAAAACTTAATTACCTGTATATCCCGGAAAAAAAATGCAAATTACCTGCAGTTTATCCCTTCGACCTCCCTTAACATCCCGCCGGGGGCAGTTGATACACCAACCCTGCTCTACATGCATGTGCCTTTCTGTGAGGAACTCTGCCCTTATTGCTCCTTCAACCGGGTGGTTTTCCAGGAGGGGCTTGCCCGGGAATATTACCGTGCCTTGCGTAAAGAGATTCTCATGTATAAGAAACTGGGGTATGACTTTCAGGCGCTTTATGTCGGAGGAGGCACCCCTACTGTCCTTATTGATGAGCTTGAAGAAACGATCCGTTTAATCAAGGAAAATTATCATATTTCTGAAATTTCCGTTGAGACAAACCCGAACCATCTTGTAAACCATAACATAGAACGCTTAAAAAACATGGGGGTAAACAGGCTTTCTGTCGGCGTGCAAACCTTTGATGATGGCATCCTGAAGGCATTAGAACGCTACCACAAATACGGAAGCGGCGATGAGATTGCCAAAAGGCTGAAACATACCCAGGGCAATTTTGATACTCTAAATGTAGACATGATATTCAATTTTCCCACACAGACATTGGAGATATTGGAAAATGATCTGTCCACGCTTGTCGGATTGGGTGTAGATCAGATAACCTATTACCCCCTGATGGTCTCTGCTTATACAAAAGATGTGATGAGTAAAAAACTGGGTATTGTAAACTACGAAAAAGGGAATCAGCTCTATGTTAGAATAACGGAGATGCTATCTAACCATTATAAAGCCAGTACAGCATGGTGTTTTTCGAAAAAAGAAAGGGTGAACAGTGAGCGGGAGGGGAAGGCTCCGACGGCTCTGCCAGTGGAGGGGGCGCCGCGAGCCCCAATAATAGACGAATATGTCGTCCACTATGAAGAGTACGCAGGTATCGGGAGCGGTTCAATCAGTTATCTGGGCGGCAGCGCCTATGCAAATACATTCGACATAAGGACTTATATCGATCAGGTAGACAGTGGTGATCTGCCGATTACAGGGAAAAGGGCGTTTTCCATAAAAGAGAGGCTGTGTTATGATTTCCTGATGAAACTTTTCGGGTTAAGCCTTGACCTTGAGCAGTTGAGTATCAGGAATAAAGTAAATGCTTACCGATATTTATGGCCTGAAATCATGTTCTTCAGGCTGGCAGGCGGGTTAAAAAAGTCCGGCAATATCCTGTACCTTACCAAAAAAGGACAATATTACTGGGTCCTCATGATGCGTGAATTTTTTATCGGCGTGAACAATTTCAGAGACTTTTGTCGTGCTGAAATGATGTCAAAAACAAAACATTAA
- a CDS encoding MBL fold metallo-hydrolase, whose translation MKIRFLGAIRKVTGSCFHLSVNGLQMLVDCGMNQGKNSDELNRMAFDFEPDKIDYLLLTHAHLDHSGLIPKLVAAGFNGEILTTAATAELLEIMLYDSAHIQEKDAEWLTKKSLRAGKDEVFEPLYTKEDVEHVIPFIKKVQYGNINDLGNGVRYRFVDAGHILGSGSLEIWYQGDDGKEKKIVFSGDIGKNGNPIINDPQHIEEADYVVVESTYGNRFHKGLEESIDEFTEAIKKTFKRGGNVLIPSFAVGRTQDILFLLDKLTKEKKLPHLNVYIDSPLADKATKVYIAHAELFDEDAARSFWFKGSDAMTLHYTTALEESQKINKIKSGAIIIAGSGMCDGGRIRHHFKHNIWRPECSIIFTGFQVRGTLGRYIVDGGKRAHILGEEIAIRAKVYTIGGFSAHADQKELLEWLGAFTNKPKVFIVHGEENASLEFESIVLKKLGLDTHVPHKGEEFNI comes from the coding sequence ATGAAAATACGGTTTCTGGGCGCAATACGTAAGGTAACGGGGTCATGCTTTCATCTTTCCGTAAATGGTTTGCAGATGCTTGTCGATTGCGGCATGAATCAGGGAAAAAATTCGGATGAGCTAAACAGAATGGCCTTTGATTTTGAGCCTGACAAAATAGATTATCTCCTCCTCACCCATGCTCATCTCGACCATTCAGGACTTATACCGAAGCTTGTCGCAGCCGGATTCAACGGGGAAATATTGACTACAGCGGCAACAGCGGAACTTCTGGAGATCATGTTATATGATTCTGCGCATATTCAGGAAAAAGACGCGGAATGGCTCACGAAAAAATCCTTAAGGGCAGGGAAAGATGAGGTGTTCGAACCCCTCTATACAAAAGAAGATGTGGAGCATGTAATACCATTTATTAAGAAAGTGCAATATGGAAACATCAACGATCTGGGCAACGGGGTTAGATACAGGTTTGTCGATGCGGGGCATATCCTCGGTTCCGGATCGCTTGAGATATGGTATCAGGGGGACGACGGCAAGGAGAAAAAGATTGTATTCTCGGGGGATATCGGAAAAAACGGAAACCCCATCATAAATGATCCGCAGCATATAGAAGAAGCGGATTATGTTGTTGTAGAGTCAACCTATGGTAATAGATTTCACAAAGGATTGGAAGAAAGCATAGATGAATTTACTGAAGCAATAAAAAAGACTTTCAAGCGGGGGGGGAACGTCCTCATACCTTCTTTTGCTGTTGGAAGAACACAGGACATTCTATTCCTGCTCGACAAACTTACAAAAGAGAAAAAGCTCCCGCATCTAAACGTTTATATAGACAGCCCCCTTGCGGATAAAGCAACAAAGGTCTATATCGCGCACGCAGAACTCTTCGATGAAGATGCGGCACGTTCGTTCTGGTTTAAAGGGAGCGATGCTATGACTCTTCATTATACAACAGCTCTTGAAGAATCCCAGAAGATAAACAAGATAAAGTCAGGCGCAATCATTATTGCCGGCAGCGGGATGTGCGATGGCGGACGTATCAGGCATCATTTCAAACATAATATATGGAGACCTGAGTGCAGCATAATCTTTACCGGTTTTCAGGTAAGGGGGACACTCGGACGGTATATTGTCGATGGGGGAAAGCGGGCCCATATACTCGGCGAAGAGATAGCAATACGGGCAAAGGTGTATACTATCGGAGGGTTTTCAGCCCATGCCGATCAGAAAGAACTCCTTGAATGGCTGGGTGCTTTTACAAATAAGCCGAAGGTTTTCATTGTTCATGGCGAGGAAAACGCTTCCCTTGAATTTGAAAGTATTGTGCTGAAAAAACTGGGCCTTGACACACACGTGCCACATAAAGGTGAGGAGTTTAATATATAA
- the purE gene encoding 5-(carboxyamino)imidazole ribonucleotide mutase has translation MEKPKILILIGSESDLSVTEDGVNFLRETGVSFKIDISSAHRNPEKTVEYAKKARKNGVEVIIAIAGMAAHLPGVLAAHTTLPVIGVPVGGGALNGVDALMSIVQMPKGIPVATVGINASRNAAILACEILSIKHDEIREMLEKMKDDMKNENDTKTEKLNAFLHK, from the coding sequence ATGGAAAAACCGAAAATACTAATCCTTATTGGAAGTGAAAGTGATCTTTCTGTGACAGAGGATGGGGTAAATTTCTTAAGAGAAACGGGTGTGTCTTTTAAAATAGATATATCATCTGCACACCGCAACCCTGAAAAAACTGTTGAATATGCAAAGAAAGCAAGGAAGAACGGGGTGGAAGTTATTATTGCCATAGCCGGTATGGCGGCTCATCTTCCAGGTGTGCTGGCGGCTCATACAACGTTGCCTGTTATCGGCGTGCCTGTCGGCGGCGGGGCCCTGAATGGAGTAGACGCACTCATGTCGATTGTTCAGATGCCGAAGGGAATACCGGTAGCCACAGTAGGCATTAATGCTTCGAGAAATGCTGCAATTCTTGCATGCGAGATACTTTCCATCAAGCATGATGAGATAAGGGAAATGCTTGAAAAAATGAAAGATGATATGAAAAATGAAAACGATACAAAAACAGAAAAGCTGAATGCATTTTTACACAAATAA
- a CDS encoding mannose-1-phosphate guanylyltransferase, producing the protein MAKNKSSKSTNPGFYGDEASRMPQSTVIDHIYFIIMAGGKGERFWPISTDLVPKPFLNIIGEKSLIQLTVARAAKIIPLDRIFVVIGKEHLETAKEQLGMLPEGNFIVEPAGRDTAPCIGYSALFLLNQDKDAMMVVLPADQYIPDVDGFADVILEGVRCAAIGDYFVTIGIKPSRPETGYGYIHAYERLDIIEDSTCYKVNRYVEKPDLKKAMEYLAEGNYYWNGGIFVWRADAVMRGIERHMPDLYSGLLQIKDSYRGNREEEVNLIFKTLPKKSIDYGLMEKAENVLMIPSRFAWDDIGAWSSLTRVFEPDENGNYTKGDVTQIDTKDCVIFSDGIKVGTIGVYNLIIVASGNGVLVCDIDRAQEVREIVKQLSRRTH; encoded by the coding sequence ATGGCAAAGAACAAGTCTTCCAAATCCACAAATCCTGGTTTCTACGGGGATGAAGCCTCCAGAATGCCGCAATCCACAGTAATTGACCACATATATTTCATCATTATGGCAGGAGGAAAGGGCGAGAGGTTCTGGCCTATAAGTACAGATCTGGTACCCAAGCCATTCCTGAATATCATCGGCGAGAAGAGCCTGATACAACTTACCGTTGCAAGGGCCGCCAAAATAATACCGTTAGACAGGATATTCGTTGTCATTGGCAAAGAGCACCTCGAGACGGCAAAGGAACAGCTTGGCATGTTGCCTGAGGGAAATTTTATCGTTGAGCCGGCCGGAAGGGATACCGCCCCCTGTATAGGCTATTCAGCGCTTTTTCTGCTTAATCAAGATAAAGATGCTATGATGGTTGTCCTGCCTGCCGACCAATATATTCCCGATGTGGACGGTTTCGCAGATGTTATTTTAGAGGGCGTGAGATGTGCGGCAATAGGGGATTATTTTGTCACGATAGGGATAAAACCATCAAGGCCCGAAACAGGATACGGCTATATACATGCCTACGAGAGGCTCGATATTATAGAAGATTCAACATGCTACAAGGTAAACAGATATGTAGAGAAGCCGGATTTGAAGAAGGCAATGGAATATTTAGCAGAGGGCAATTATTACTGGAACGGGGGTATTTTTGTATGGCGCGCCGATGCTGTTATGAGGGGTATCGAAAGGCATATGCCGGACCTGTACAGCGGACTTCTACAGATTAAGGACTCATATAGAGGGAACCGGGAAGAAGAAGTAAACCTCATTTTTAAAACCCTTCCGAAGAAATCTATAGACTACGGGCTTATGGAAAAGGCAGAGAATGTCTTAATGATTCCTTCCAGGTTTGCCTGGGATGACATAGGTGCATGGTCTTCACTTACAAGGGTATTTGAGCCTGATGAAAATGGGAATTATACGAAGGGGGATGTAACACAGATAGACACAAAAGATTGTGTAATATTCAGTGATGGTATAAAAGTAGGGACTATCGGGGTTTACAATCTGATCATTGTTGCATCGGGGAATGGTGTGCTTGTTTGTGATATTGACAGGGCGCAGGAAGTGAGGGAAATAGTGAAACAACTGAGCCGTAGGACGCATTAG
- a CDS encoding Crp/Fnr family transcriptional regulator: MDIKNFIGKTPLFKGLTERQLKELSTIGLDCTFKKGQTVFSDGDDANGFHVLQSGRVKIFKLSYEGREQILHIIVPGEPFGEAPVFAGERFPAYAEALEDSGTIFFPRSSFIELINKDPLIAMNMLAILSQRLKRFTQLVENLSLKEVPQRLAAYLLYSIETKEDHDNFELNIAKGQLASILGTIPETLSRILSKMVNQNLIRVQGRTIKLINKKGLEELSSGERVLS; this comes from the coding sequence ATGGACATAAAGAACTTTATCGGAAAAACTCCGCTTTTTAAAGGATTGACAGAGAGACAACTCAAGGAGTTATCCACTATAGGACTGGACTGCACATTCAAAAAAGGTCAGACAGTCTTTTCTGACGGTGATGATGCAAACGGTTTTCATGTGCTGCAATCCGGGCGTGTTAAAATCTTTAAACTCTCTTACGAAGGAAGGGAGCAGATTTTGCATATTATCGTTCCCGGTGAACCCTTCGGAGAAGCGCCGGTCTTTGCCGGCGAAAGGTTTCCTGCATACGCTGAAGCCCTGGAAGACAGCGGGACGATCTTTTTCCCAAGGTCGTCATTTATTGAATTAATTAACAAAGATCCTCTTATTGCCATGAATATGCTGGCCATTTTATCGCAAAGATTAAAACGATTCACACAGCTTGTGGAGAACCTCTCCCTCAAAGAGGTGCCGCAGAGACTTGCAGCCTATTTATTGTATTCAATCGAAACTAAAGAAGATCATGATAATTTTGAACTGAATATCGCAAAGGGTCAACTGGCAAGCATCCTCGGCACTATCCCTGAAACGCTCTCACGCATTTTAAGTAAAATGGTCAATCAGAATCTTATACGGGTCCAGGGACGCACAATCAAACTTATCAACAAAAAAGGGCTTGAAGAACTTTCGTCAGGGGAAAGGGTACTGTCTTAG
- a CDS encoding P1 family peptidase, translating to MLNAITDVSGILVGHASDFTGYTGCTVVLCEEGAVCGLDVRGSASGTRQVDSLNLSHIVEQVHAILLCGGSSFGLDAATGVMKFLEEKDIGFDVGIARIPIIPAAVIFDLFFGDAKVRPTSSMGYEACVNAKDTVEEGSVGAGTGATVGKLFEVARAMKGGIGTSSIVMPDGLIVGALVVVNAFGDIIDNITGKVIAGARASEESLEFAHTSDSLKKGFVKKQFGLINTTLGVVATNARFNKRDITKVAQISQCGLIKTISPVHTTFDGDLIFALSMGKMEADINRVGVLSEFVIAEAVKRAIKKADGFNILPAFRDINKGWKTS from the coding sequence ATGCTCAATGCAATTACAGATGTAAGCGGCATTCTGGTTGGTCATGCATCTGATTTTACCGGATACACCGGGTGTACGGTAGTTCTATGCGAAGAAGGCGCAGTCTGCGGGCTGGATGTCAGGGGAAGCGCTTCAGGTACAAGGCAGGTTGACTCGCTCAACTTGAGCCATATCGTAGAACAGGTACATGCGATCCTTTTATGCGGAGGAAGCTCTTTTGGCCTTGACGCCGCAACAGGGGTCATGAAATTTCTCGAAGAAAAGGATATCGGTTTTGATGTAGGTATAGCCAGGATCCCTATCATCCCGGCTGCTGTTATATTTGACCTCTTTTTCGGGGATGCAAAGGTAAGACCGACGTCGTCAATGGGCTATGAAGCATGTGTAAATGCGAAGGATACCGTTGAAGAAGGGAGTGTAGGCGCAGGCACAGGCGCTACAGTAGGAAAACTATTTGAAGTCGCAAGGGCAATGAAGGGAGGTATCGGGACGAGCAGCATCGTGATGCCCGACGGTCTGATTGTCGGAGCCCTTGTAGTCGTTAATGCCTTTGGCGATATTATAGACAACATTACCGGAAAGGTTATAGCAGGCGCACGGGCTTCGGAGGAAAGTCTCGAATTTGCTCATACATCAGATTCCCTCAAAAAAGGCTTTGTAAAGAAGCAGTTCGGTCTTATTAATACAACGCTTGGCGTTGTTGCCACAAATGCCCGTTTTAACAAGAGGGACATCACTAAGGTTGCGCAAATATCCCAATGCGGGTTGATAAAAACTATAAGCCCTGTTCACACTACCTTTGACGGGGATCTTATTTTTGCCCTTTCAATGGGCAAAATGGAAGCCGATATCAACAGAGTCGGTGTGTTGAGTGAATTTGTTATTGCAGAGGCTGTAAAGAGGGCGATAAAAAAGGCAGACGGTTTCAATATCCTACCTGCCTTTCGGGATATAAATAAGGGTTGGAAGACCTCATAA
- a CDS encoding YifB family Mg chelatase-like AAA ATPase, which translates to MISRVSTATIYGIDGIRIDVEVDISFGLPAFNIVGLPETSVKESKERVRAAIRNAGFEFPNDRITINLAPADVRKEGSSFDLPIAMGILISMGIIREEVVRGCLITGELSLDGRIKGIRGILPIAILAAREGVKSLIAPLANGNEASIIKGLKIYGANHLIEIVHHFLGDGELKEFQRNEDAAVEHTSDAGLNFSDIKGQAQAKRALEISASGGHNVLMIGPPGSGKTMLARRIPTILPPLHYEEAIETTKIHSIAGLLDADKYLVLERPFRAPHHSISDAGLIGGGHIPKPGEVSLAHNGVLFLDEFPEFKRNVLDSLRQPLEDGNVTISRVTHSITFPAKFMLIAAMNPCPCGYWGDSRRACICSGSQIRKHRSRISGPLLDRMDMHIEVPPVTVRELSIEKEEETSEKIRERVLGAHRIQEDRFKGRKIFSNCHMAPRMIKKYCALDDSGRTLLENAVDKFGLSPRAYHRILKVARTIADLDNTDQILEPHLAEAIQYRSLDKRMVV; encoded by the coding sequence ATGATTTCCAGGGTTTCTACTGCAACAATTTATGGTATAGACGGTATCAGAATAGACGTTGAGGTCGATATATCATTCGGTTTGCCTGCCTTTAATATTGTAGGTCTGCCGGAAACATCAGTCAAAGAAAGCAAAGAGAGGGTCAGGGCAGCAATAAGGAACGCCGGGTTTGAGTTCCCTAATGACAGGATTACGATCAACCTTGCCCCGGCAGATGTAAGAAAGGAAGGTTCATCCTTTGATCTTCCCATAGCCATGGGCATACTTATTTCAATGGGCATCATAAGGGAAGAAGTAGTGAGAGGTTGCCTTATTACCGGAGAGCTATCTCTTGACGGAAGAATTAAAGGCATCAGAGGGATATTACCTATAGCCATACTCGCTGCCAGGGAAGGCGTTAAAAGCCTGATAGCGCCCCTTGCGAATGGCAACGAGGCTTCTATTATTAAGGGATTAAAAATATATGGAGCAAATCATCTTATCGAAATTGTTCATCATTTCCTGGGGGACGGGGAGTTAAAGGAGTTTCAAAGAAATGAAGATGCAGCAGTCGAGCACACCAGCGATGCCGGATTAAATTTTTCCGACATAAAAGGTCAGGCGCAGGCAAAGCGTGCCCTTGAGATCTCTGCAAGCGGAGGTCATAATGTCCTTATGATCGGACCTCCCGGCTCAGGCAAGACCATGCTTGCCCGGAGGATACCGACGATACTGCCGCCGCTTCATTACGAGGAAGCGATAGAAACAACGAAGATACACAGCATTGCCGGTCTTCTTGATGCCGATAAGTATCTTGTTCTTGAACGTCCCTTCAGGGCGCCCCACCATTCTATTTCGGATGCAGGTTTGATAGGCGGAGGCCATATCCCGAAGCCCGGAGAGGTCAGCCTTGCCCATAATGGTGTGTTGTTTCTCGATGAGTTCCCTGAGTTTAAAAGGAATGTCCTTGATTCATTGCGGCAGCCACTTGAGGATGGTAATGTGACAATTTCACGGGTTACACACTCGATAACCTTCCCGGCAAAATTTATGCTCATCGCTGCAATGAACCCCTGTCCCTGCGGTTACTGGGGAGATTCCAGGAGGGCATGCATATGCAGCGGCTCGCAGATCAGAAAACACAGGTCAAGGATCTCCGGACCTCTCCTGGACAGGATGGATATGCATATCGAGGTGCCCCCCGTTACGGTGAGGGAGTTGTCAATTGAGAAAGAGGAAGAAACTTCGGAGAAGATAAGGGAAAGAGTGCTGGGTGCACATAGGATTCAGGAAGATCGTTTTAAGGGCAGGAAGATATTTTCAAACTGCCATATGGCGCCGCGTATGATAAAGAAATACTGCGCCCTGGATGATAGCGGAAGAACGCTTCTTGAAAATGCCGTTGACAAATTCGGTCTTTCCCCCCGTGCCTACCATAGAATCCTGAAGGTAGCCCGTACTATCGCCGACCTGGACAATACGGATCAAATCCTCGAGCCCCATCTCGCCGAAGCAATCCAGTACAGGTCTCTGGATAAGAGGATGGTTGTTTAA
- a CDS encoding TIM barrel protein, with translation MKNVGIYSYFGYALSFDERLNTIKNAGFEVTSIGLGEEEELVKSKEEDLMPEMVRSKGLFAEYAHAPDGRCNDLWSESEQSRREIKKEYSSYIDYCKKHRLPMLVIHVSRSRGEQPLPPNHYGLEALEYLLKYAEDSNVRIAIENTQKPEYLDYIFSGIHSTYLGMCYDSSHDFLYSPQPGLLLAQWGHLLFATHISDNDGLLDRHWLPKEGIIRWDIVKNNFPLETYGGFLTLEIFPKDPGHEPASDFLKKAHDRIKWFEEMLTKKGES, from the coding sequence ATGAAAAATGTCGGCATTTATTCATACTTCGGATATGCACTGTCCTTTGATGAAAGGCTCAATACAATAAAAAACGCAGGTTTTGAGGTAACATCTATCGGGCTTGGAGAAGAAGAGGAACTTGTAAAAAGCAAAGAAGAAGACTTAATGCCCGAGATGGTAAGATCAAAGGGATTATTCGCAGAATACGCTCATGCCCCGGATGGCAGATGCAATGATTTGTGGTCGGAGTCGGAACAAAGCAGAAGGGAAATAAAAAAAGAATATTCATCATATATTGACTACTGTAAAAAACATCGTTTACCCATGCTTGTCATACATGTAAGCAGGAGTAGGGGTGAACAGCCCCTGCCGCCCAACCACTACGGGCTTGAAGCACTGGAATACTTATTGAAATACGCCGAAGATTCAAATGTCAGAATAGCAATCGAAAATACACAGAAACCGGAGTATCTCGATTACATTTTCTCCGGCATTCATTCTACCTATTTGGGTATGTGCTATGACAGCTCCCATGATTTTCTGTACAGCCCTCAACCGGGGTTGCTTCTTGCACAATGGGGACATCTGCTTTTTGCAACACACATTTCAGATAATGATGGATTGCTTGACAGACACTGGCTTCCGAAAGAGGGGATCATCCGATGGGATATTGTTAAAAATAACTTTCCTCTGGAAACATACGGCGGATTTTTGACCCTGGAAATATTTCCGAAAGACCCTGGGCATGAGCCTGCATCAGATTTTCTGAAAAAGGCGCATGACAGAATAAAGTGGTTTGAAGAAATGCTCACAAAAAAGGGCGAATCCTGA
- a CDS encoding NAD-dependent deacylase, whose amino-acid sequence MDEYRKVADIIKERGYAVAFTGAGISVDSGIPAFRGGQGLWEKYDPIEYAHIRAFNSKPEKVWVMLHEMSRVILDSKPSHAHIALNELEKKGFLKAVITQNVDGLHQIAGNSNVIEYHGNHRWLICLSCSKRVPLTHNIVEIYPYPICEKCNRALKPDVVFFGEGIPFEAMIRANEEAERCKVMLIIGTSGVVYPAAEIPHTSKSGGAIIVEINPEETTFTSSITDYFLKGSASAVLPNILAYME is encoded by the coding sequence ATGGATGAATATCGCAAGGTAGCGGACATTATCAAGGAGAGAGGATATGCAGTTGCCTTTACCGGCGCAGGCATTTCTGTAGACAGCGGTATCCCTGCATTCCGCGGGGGCCAGGGGTTATGGGAAAAATATGACCCCATTGAGTATGCCCATATCAGGGCTTTTAATAGCAAACCGGAAAAGGTATGGGTAATGCTTCACGAGATGTCCAGGGTGATACTGGATTCAAAACCAAGTCATGCACATATTGCATTGAACGAATTGGAAAAAAAAGGGTTTTTAAAAGCGGTTATAACACAAAATGTCGACGGTCTTCATCAGATTGCAGGAAACAGCAACGTTATAGAATATCATGGGAATCATAGATGGCTTATATGCTTAAGCTGTTCTAAAAGAGTTCCTCTTACTCATAATATTGTCGAAATATATCCTTACCCGATATGTGAGAAATGTAACAGGGCCTTAAAACCCGATGTGGTTTTTTTCGGAGAAGGCATACCTTTTGAGGCTATGATAAGGGCAAATGAAGAAGCAGAGAGATGTAAGGTGATGCTCATAATCGGGACATCAGGCGTGGTATACCCTGCAGCAGAGATACCCCATACATCAAAGTCCGGAGGGGCAATAATAGTTGAAATCAATCCTGAAGAAACCACTTTTACTTCATCGATTACCGATTATTTTTTGAAAGGTTCGGCATCGGCCGTATTGCCGAATATTTTAGCATATATGGAGTAA